From the genome of Bordetella sp. H567, one region includes:
- a CDS encoding HIT family protein, which produces MATLLADCPLCQTHGGTLLWQGTHMRVVEVEDPDYPGYTRVIWNAHIPEMTSLSRHGRELMMEAVWRIEETQREILRPDKVNVASLGNMVPHLHWHIIPRWRGDRHFPDAVWAPARIPRGQEPPEWAPRMAAIQAVMQRYRNRLLDTLNALPRH; this is translated from the coding sequence ATGGCCACTCTGCTTGCCGACTGCCCGCTCTGCCAGACGCATGGCGGCACCCTGCTGTGGCAGGGTACGCACATGCGCGTGGTGGAGGTCGAGGACCCGGACTATCCGGGCTACACCCGGGTCATCTGGAATGCGCACATTCCGGAGATGACCAGCCTGTCGCGCCATGGCCGGGAACTGATGATGGAAGCCGTCTGGCGCATCGAGGAAACCCAGCGCGAGATCCTGCGTCCGGACAAGGTCAATGTCGCGTCACTGGGCAATATGGTGCCGCACCTGCATTGGCACATCATCCCGCGCTGGCGCGGCGACCGGCATTTTCCGGATGCCGTCTGGGCGCCGGCGCGCATCCCGCGCGGCCAGGAACCGCCGGAATGGGCGCCGCGCATGGCGGCGATCCAGGCCGTCATGCAGCGCTATCGCAACCGCCTGCTCGACACCTTGAACGCCCTGCCCCGCCATTGA
- a CDS encoding 2-hydroxychromene-2-carboxylate isomerase, translating into MTQASGASDGTKRLDIWFDFASPYSFLAIERIEPIAAAQGVLVDYRPFLLGPIFKARGWDDSPFRLFPDKGEYMMREVARLAGKYGVRYRRPTVFPRVGVLPSRVALIGLQAEWGKAFCLSMFRANFVDDVDINQPDVVRDRLRGLGVDADAVLARAGSDEIKQAFRAQVDRAQALGIFGAPMMFAGDEMFWGNDRVEDAVQWARDGGTRVA; encoded by the coding sequence ATGACGCAAGCAAGCGGCGCATCCGATGGCACGAAGCGGCTGGACATCTGGTTCGACTTCGCCAGCCCCTACAGCTTCCTGGCGATCGAGCGTATCGAGCCGATCGCCGCGGCGCAGGGGGTGCTCGTGGACTACCGGCCCTTCCTGCTCGGCCCCATATTCAAGGCGCGGGGCTGGGACGACTCGCCCTTCCGCCTGTTTCCGGACAAGGGCGAATACATGATGCGGGAGGTGGCCCGGCTGGCCGGCAAGTACGGCGTGCGCTACCGGCGTCCCACGGTTTTCCCGCGCGTGGGCGTGCTGCCCTCGCGGGTCGCGCTGATCGGGCTCCAGGCGGAGTGGGGCAAGGCGTTCTGCCTTTCCATGTTCCGCGCCAATTTCGTCGATGACGTGGATATCAACCAGCCCGACGTGGTGCGGGATCGCCTGCGCGGCCTGGGCGTGGATGCCGATGCGGTGCTGGCCCGCGCGGGCAGCGATGAAATCAAGCAGGCCTTTCGCGCGCAGGTCGACCGGGCACAGGCGCTGGGCATTTTCGGTGCCCCCATGATGTTCGCCGGCGATGAAATGTTCTGGGGCAACGATCGCGTGGAAGACGCCGTGCAGTGGGCGCGCGATGGCGGCACCCGGGTCGCTTAG
- a CDS encoding TRAP transporter large permease: protein MQTHAGYYAKDALKDARPAASGGAAARRLDGLDRALGRLVEVPAALLVLAEIVVLLAGVIARYVFHSPLVWGDELASILFLWLSMLGAVVALRRGEHMRMTALVSRASPAARAWLDVAAIAASLCFMLMVLPHAWEYANEEAVVTTPALEISNAWRAAALPVGFVLMTAFALLRLARAGSWRQVAGAVATVAIIAGLFLLAQPVLATLGKANLLVFFVGLVAANVFLGVPIAFSFALATFGYLALTTHTPLMVMVGRMDEGMSHLILLAVPMFILLGLLIEMTGMARAMIGFLASLLGHVRGGLSYVLIGAMYLVSGISGSKVADMAAVAPALFPEMQQRGARPGNLAALLSCTGAQTETIPPSIVLITIGSVTGVSIAALFTGGMLPGVALGLALAVIVWRRSRGEDLSGVRRAPGREIARLFCVSVPALLLPFLIRAAVVEGVATATEVSTIGIAYSVLAGLLLYRRFDWRRIPSMLLDTAALSGAIIFIVGAATAMAWGLTQSGFSQDLAEFMRRMPGGTAGFLVVSIVAFVILGSVLEGIPAIVLFGPLLFPIARAVGVNEVHYAMVVILSMGLGLFAPPFGVGYYGACAISKVSPDEAMPYMWGYLAALAAGVVLVAFIPWISTGFL from the coding sequence ATGCAGACACACGCTGGCTACTATGCGAAGGACGCGTTGAAAGACGCGCGGCCCGCGGCGTCCGGCGGCGCGGCGGCCCGTCGCCTGGACGGGCTGGACCGCGCCTTGGGACGGCTGGTCGAAGTCCCCGCGGCGCTGCTGGTGCTGGCCGAAATCGTCGTCCTGCTGGCGGGCGTGATCGCGCGCTATGTCTTTCACTCGCCGCTGGTCTGGGGCGACGAACTGGCGTCCATCCTGTTCTTGTGGCTGTCCATGCTGGGCGCGGTGGTGGCGCTGCGGCGCGGGGAACATATGCGCATGACGGCGTTGGTGTCGCGCGCCTCGCCGGCCGCGCGGGCCTGGCTGGACGTGGCCGCCATCGCCGCCTCGCTATGCTTCATGCTGATGGTGCTGCCGCACGCCTGGGAATACGCCAACGAGGAAGCCGTCGTGACCACGCCCGCGCTCGAAATATCGAACGCGTGGCGCGCCGCGGCGTTGCCGGTGGGCTTCGTCCTGATGACGGCCTTCGCGCTGCTGCGCCTGGCGCGCGCGGGCTCATGGCGGCAGGTGGCGGGCGCGGTGGCCACCGTTGCCATCATCGCCGGGTTGTTCTTGCTGGCACAGCCGGTGCTGGCGACGCTGGGCAAGGCGAACCTGCTGGTCTTCTTCGTCGGGCTGGTAGCGGCCAATGTTTTCCTGGGTGTGCCCATCGCGTTTTCCTTCGCCCTGGCCACCTTCGGCTACCTGGCGCTGACCACGCATACGCCGCTGATGGTCATGGTGGGGCGCATGGACGAGGGCATGTCGCACCTGATCCTGCTGGCCGTGCCCATGTTCATCCTGCTGGGCCTGCTCATCGAAATGACCGGCATGGCGCGCGCCATGATCGGCTTCCTGGCCAGCCTGCTGGGGCATGTGCGCGGCGGCCTGTCGTACGTGCTGATCGGCGCGATGTACCTGGTGTCCGGCATATCGGGTTCCAAGGTGGCCGACATGGCCGCGGTGGCGCCGGCCCTGTTCCCGGAAATGCAGCAGCGCGGCGCGCGGCCGGGCAATCTGGCGGCGCTGCTGTCCTGCACCGGCGCGCAGACCGAAACCATACCGCCCAGCATCGTGCTGATCACCATCGGTTCGGTGACCGGGGTATCGATCGCGGCGTTGTTCACCGGCGGCATGCTGCCCGGCGTCGCGCTGGGCCTGGCGCTGGCGGTCATCGTCTGGCGCCGCAGCCGCGGCGAGGATTTGTCCGGCGTGCGGCGCGCCCCCGGACGCGAGATCGCCCGGCTGTTCTGCGTTTCCGTGCCGGCGTTGCTGCTGCCTTTCCTGATCCGCGCCGCGGTGGTCGAAGGCGTGGCCACCGCCACGGAAGTGTCCACCATCGGCATCGCCTATTCGGTGCTGGCCGGCCTGCTGCTGTACCGCCGCTTCGACTGGCGCCGCATCCCCTCGATGCTGCTGGATACGGCGGCGCTGTCGGGCGCCATCATCTTCATCGTCGGTGCCGCGACCGCGATGGCCTGGGGCCTGACGCAGTCGGGCTTTTCGCAGGACCTGGCCGAGTTCATGCGCCGCATGCCGGGCGGCACGGCCGGCTTCCTGGTCGTGTCCATCGTGGCTTTCGTCATCCTGGGCAGCGTGCTGGAAGGCATCCCGGCCATCGTGCTGTTCGGGCCGCTTCTGTTCCCCATCGCCCGGGCCGTCGGCGTCAACGAAGTGCACTACGCCATGGTCGTCATCCTGTCGATGGGGCTGGGCCTGTTCGCGCCGCCGTTCGGCGTCGGCTACTACGGCGCCTGCGCCATCAGCAAGGTCAGCCCGGACGAGGCCATGCCGTATATGTGGGGCTACCTGGCCGCGCTGGCGGCGGGGGTGGTGCTGGTGGCATTCATTCCGTGGATCTCCACGGGCTTTCTCTGA
- a CDS encoding TRAP transporter substrate-binding protein, translated as MTTMTRRTLLRAMAASPALALGVPGLARAGAEFAYKYAHNLPMTHPLHLRAQEAVDRIRKESGGRLDITIFPNNQLGGDTDMLSQVRSGGIELFTPSALVIATVVPVAAINAVGFAFSDYDQVWKAMDGALGAHVRDKIAKANLYAFQKMWDNGFRQITTSSKPIADAQDLDGTKIRVPVSPLSISMFKALSAAPASLQFSEVYSALQTRIVDAQENPLPIIQAAKLYEVQKYCSLTNHIWDGYWFIANGRAYRRLPPDLQKLWETAFNDAGMLQREDLKKMNQSIQSDLESKGLKFNRPKADSFQARLRQAGFYQEWRGKFGDEAWGLLEGAVGKLA; from the coding sequence ATGACGACGATGACCCGCCGCACCTTGCTGCGCGCCATGGCGGCCAGCCCCGCGCTCGCGCTGGGCGTGCCCGGCCTGGCCCGCGCCGGGGCCGAATTCGCCTACAAGTACGCCCACAACCTGCCCATGACGCATCCGCTGCATCTGCGGGCGCAGGAAGCCGTGGACCGCATACGCAAGGAATCCGGCGGCCGGCTGGACATCACCATCTTCCCCAACAACCAGTTGGGGGGCGATACGGACATGCTGTCGCAGGTACGCAGCGGCGGCATCGAGCTGTTCACGCCGTCGGCCCTGGTCATCGCCACCGTGGTCCCGGTGGCGGCCATCAACGCGGTGGGCTTCGCGTTTTCCGATTACGACCAGGTGTGGAAGGCGATGGACGGCGCGCTGGGCGCGCACGTGCGCGACAAGATCGCCAAGGCCAACCTGTACGCCTTCCAGAAGATGTGGGACAACGGCTTTCGCCAGATCACCACCAGCAGCAAGCCCATCGCCGATGCGCAGGACCTGGACGGCACCAAGATCCGCGTGCCGGTCAGCCCGCTCTCCATCTCGATGTTCAAGGCCCTGTCGGCCGCGCCGGCCAGCCTGCAGTTCAGCGAAGTCTATTCCGCGCTGCAGACGCGCATCGTCGACGCCCAGGAAAATCCGCTGCCCATCATCCAGGCCGCCAAGCTGTACGAAGTGCAGAAGTACTGCTCGCTGACCAACCACATCTGGGACGGCTACTGGTTCATCGCCAACGGCCGCGCCTATCGCCGCCTGCCGCCGGACCTGCAAAAGCTGTGGGAAACCGCGTTCAACGACGCCGGCATGCTGCAGCGGGAAGACTTGAAGAAGATGAACCAGTCCATCCAGAGCGACCTGGAATCCAAGGGCCTGAAGTTCAACCGGCCCAAGGCCGATTCTTTCCAGGCGCGGCTGCGCCAGGCGGGCTTCTACCAGGAATGGCGTGGCAAGTTCGGCGACGAGGCCTGGGGCCTGCTCGAAGGCGCGGTCGGCAAGCTGGCCTGA
- a CDS encoding STY0301 family protein, whose translation MNPRFSATPLTRLAAALGLVAVAPACLAARPVTTPCPATLQISQTSVSTPGGWSVMPDPRRDADHRLQGITFFSGDPRNMVALAPDTEKRSTHGYASTWHFQPGDQGYWIGCSYTDTNLLAVRKLADNISQCDMMQYLADRRRPGGAVEVVCY comes from the coding sequence ATGAACCCTCGCTTTTCGGCCACCCCTTTGACGCGGCTGGCCGCCGCCCTGGGCCTGGTGGCGGTCGCACCCGCCTGCCTGGCGGCCCGGCCCGTCACGACCCCCTGCCCCGCCACGCTGCAGATCTCGCAGACGTCGGTGAGTACGCCCGGCGGATGGTCCGTGATGCCCGACCCGCGCCGTGATGCCGACCATCGCCTGCAGGGCATCACCTTCTTTTCGGGCGATCCCCGCAACATGGTCGCGTTGGCGCCCGACACGGAAAAGCGGTCCACGCACGGCTATGCGTCGACCTGGCACTTCCAGCCCGGCGACCAGGGCTACTGGATCGGATGCAGCTACACGGATACGAACCTGCTGGCCGTGCGCAAGCTGGCGGACAACATCAGCCAGTGCGACATGATGCAATACCTGGCCGATCGCCGCCGGCCCGGCGGCGCGGTCGAAGTGGTCTGCTACTGA
- a CDS encoding uracil-DNA glycosylase: MENRLRTPLSVLASQLPPEWAPALATPAAARALPEICGHVDRRVEAGITVYPCAPFRVLELLRPRDVKVVILGQDPYHGPGQAQGLAFSVPDGCKRPPSLRNIFKEIAAEYPDKGIPAGNDLTPWVEQGVLLLNTSLTVEDGQPASHAKRGWEAITDALISLVARQPQPKVFMLWGAHAQSKRALLPQDHNTLVLMANHPSPLSASRPPAPFLGCGHFRQANEWLLTRGQEIVDWGLPQKTLAPQLQFGL, encoded by the coding sequence ATGGAAAACCGTCTCCGTACCCCCTTGTCCGTATTGGCTTCCCAACTGCCGCCGGAGTGGGCGCCTGCCCTGGCCACCCCCGCCGCCGCGCGGGCATTGCCGGAAATCTGCGGCCACGTCGACCGCCGGGTCGAGGCTGGCATCACCGTCTATCCCTGCGCGCCCTTCCGGGTGCTGGAGCTGCTACGGCCGCGCGACGTCAAGGTGGTGATCCTGGGCCAGGACCCCTATCACGGCCCCGGCCAGGCCCAGGGACTGGCGTTTTCCGTCCCGGACGGCTGCAAGCGGCCGCCCAGCCTGCGCAATATCTTCAAGGAAATCGCCGCGGAGTACCCGGACAAGGGCATACCGGCGGGCAACGACCTCACGCCCTGGGTAGAGCAAGGCGTGCTGCTGCTGAATACCTCGCTCACGGTAGAGGACGGACAGCCCGCCTCGCACGCCAAGCGCGGCTGGGAGGCCATCACCGACGCCCTGATTTCGCTGGTGGCCCGCCAGCCACAGCCCAAGGTGTTCATGCTGTGGGGCGCGCACGCCCAGTCCAAGCGCGCACTGTTGCCACAGGACCACAACACGCTGGTGCTGATGGCCAACCATCCGTCGCCCCTGTCCGCATCGCGTCCACCCGCGCCGTTCCTGGGCTGCGGCCATTTCCGCCAGGCCAATGAGTGGCTTCTGACGCGCGGACAGGAAATTGTCGATTGGGGTTTGCCCCAGAAAACGCTGGCGCCGCAGCTTCAGTTCGGGTTATGA
- the selD gene encoding selenide, water dikinase SelD, translating into MTQDASAGVVPRLTSLSHGGGCGCKIAPGVLADLLARFAPTQAFPGLMVGTETADDAAVYRLNDEQALIATTDFFMPIVDDPYDFGRIAATNALSDVYAMGGTPIMALAIVGMPINVLPREVIAEILRGGQDVCAQAGIPVAGGHTIDSVEPIYGLAAMGLVHPARVKRNADARAGDVLVLSKPLGVGILSAALKKNQLDAAGYQAMIASTTRLNTPGPALAALPGVHALTDVTGFGLLGHALEMSRGAGLRARIDLAALPWLPGVRQMAQAGMITGASGRNWASYGDAISLAPGVDDVSRALLTDPQTSGGLLVACDPDTAPRVLAVLAEQGFTQAAVVGRMVQGDPGVDVAAG; encoded by the coding sequence ATGACCCAAGACGCGAGCGCCGGCGTGGTCCCGCGCCTGACTTCGCTTTCGCATGGCGGCGGCTGCGGCTGCAAGATCGCACCCGGCGTGCTGGCCGACCTGCTGGCCCGCTTCGCGCCCACGCAGGCCTTCCCCGGCTTGATGGTGGGTACCGAAACCGCCGATGACGCCGCGGTGTACCGCCTGAACGACGAGCAGGCGCTGATCGCCACCACCGACTTCTTCATGCCTATCGTGGACGATCCCTACGACTTCGGCCGCATCGCCGCGACCAATGCGCTGTCGGACGTCTACGCCATGGGGGGCACGCCCATCATGGCGCTGGCCATCGTCGGCATGCCGATCAATGTGCTGCCGCGCGAAGTCATCGCGGAAATCCTGCGCGGCGGCCAGGATGTGTGCGCGCAGGCCGGCATCCCGGTGGCCGGCGGGCACACCATCGATTCGGTCGAGCCCATCTACGGCCTGGCGGCGATGGGCCTGGTGCACCCAGCCCGCGTCAAGCGCAATGCCGACGCGCGCGCGGGCGACGTGCTGGTGCTCAGCAAGCCGCTGGGCGTGGGCATCCTGTCGGCCGCGCTCAAGAAGAACCAGCTGGACGCGGCGGGCTACCAGGCCATGATCGCCAGCACGACGCGGCTGAACACCCCCGGCCCGGCGCTGGCCGCGCTGCCGGGCGTGCATGCGCTGACCGACGTCACCGGCTTCGGCCTGCTGGGCCATGCGCTGGAGATGAGCCGCGGCGCGGGACTGCGTGCCCGCATCGACCTGGCCGCGCTGCCATGGCTGCCCGGCGTGCGGCAGATGGCGCAGGCCGGCATGATCACCGGTGCGTCGGGCCGCAACTGGGCGTCCTATGGCGATGCGATCTCCCTGGCCCCCGGCGTGGATGACGTATCGCGCGCGCTGCTGACCGACCCGCAGACCTCCGGCGGCCTGCTGGTGGCCTGCGATCCGGATACCGCGCCGCGGGTCCTGGCCGTCCTGGCCGAACAAGGCTTCACGCAGGCCGCCGTCGTGGGCCGGATGGTGCAGGGCGACCCCGGCGTCGACGTCGCGGCGGGCTGA
- a CDS encoding LysR family transcriptional regulator, protein MKEINLSTRDLRAFLALAEQRSFTRAARQCHLSQSAFSSLIRTIEETLGYRLFDRDTRNVELTPQGRLLEASARRVLDDFDGMIDDFRGHAMLDKGRVSVAALPSIASGWLPGVFAEFRQRHPGIELELADVLSAPCLERVRAGRADLALASSGIPAQDLDARLLCNDRFHLVCRADHPLARQREVGLPDLSAAPFIHLARSHSVRLQLERAFHPYPMKTVMEVEQLATVTGMIAAGIGITVVPALTLYEFERPDLVSRPLKIAGLVRRIYLITRRGLSLPPAAERLHALMLERRPGQRRRARTAA, encoded by the coding sequence ATGAAAGAGATAAATCTCTCGACCCGCGACTTGCGCGCTTTCCTGGCGCTGGCGGAACAGCGCAGCTTCACCCGCGCCGCGCGGCAGTGCCATCTTTCGCAATCGGCCTTCAGTTCGCTGATCCGTACCATCGAAGAAACCCTGGGATATCGCCTGTTCGATCGCGATACCCGCAATGTGGAGCTGACCCCGCAGGGACGCTTGCTGGAAGCCTCCGCCCGGCGCGTGCTGGACGATTTCGACGGCATGATCGACGACTTCCGCGGCCACGCCATGCTGGACAAGGGGCGGGTGTCGGTGGCCGCGCTGCCGTCCATCGCATCGGGCTGGCTACCGGGGGTCTTCGCGGAATTCCGCCAGCGCCATCCCGGTATCGAACTGGAACTGGCAGATGTGCTGTCGGCGCCTTGCCTGGAACGGGTGCGGGCCGGCCGCGCGGACCTGGCGCTGGCGTCATCGGGCATCCCGGCGCAGGACCTGGACGCGCGCCTGCTGTGCAACGACCGCTTCCACCTGGTGTGCCGGGCCGACCATCCGTTGGCGCGGCAACGCGAAGTGGGCCTGCCGGACCTGTCGGCCGCCCCCTTCATCCACCTGGCCCGGTCGCACAGCGTACGCCTGCAGCTGGAGCGGGCCTTTCATCCGTATCCGATGAAGACGGTAATGGAAGTGGAGCAACTGGCGACGGTGACCGGCATGATCGCCGCCGGCATCGGCATCACGGTGGTGCCGGCGCTGACGCTGTACGAATTCGAGCGCCCCGACCTGGTCAGCCGGCCGCTGAAGATCGCGGGGCTGGTACGCCGCATCTACCTGATCACGCGGCGCGGCTTGAGCCTGCCGCCCGCGGCCGAACGGCTGCATGCCCTGATGCTGGAACGCCGTCCGGGACAGCGGCGGCGTGCCCGCACGGCCGCCTAG